The genomic stretch GCCAGGCCGAATTTCGGTAACGATCTCCTCGAACCGGATATGTTCGCCCCAACGCGCCTTGCGGACCAGTTTGCCATCGCGCTCCACGAGGTGCGCATCGCTCGGCCGCGGGATCCCCAGCCAGTCGTGCGTAAAGGTGTTCATGCCTTCGCCGGGATCGATGTCGGGTATCGACGACAGCATCGGCCAGACTTCTGCAGCCGGCGCAGCAAGCTCGATGCTGCGCGTGACATATGCGTCCTGCCATGCGGGCGGAGCCATCTCTTCTGCATAGATCATTGCAAAGGGAAGCGCGGCCAGCGCGATGACGTTCGTGCGATTGCCTGGCTCGGACGGTTCTCCCTCGCGGCTTGCGGCATAGCGCCAGAACAGCGCCACAGCGCCTCCGCCGAGCGCCGCGACGAACCAGAACGGCATGACCATGGCGATGCAGACCATGCCTTCCAGCCCTAGCTGGACCAGCACTATTGCGCCGAAACCCAGGGCAACGGGAGGAACAAGGCATCCGACCGGGGAATAGCGGCCGAATGCTAGAGTGAAGATCGCGCCAACCGAGAAAGGCAACAGGAAGAGTGCGCCGAACCCAGCGTATACATTCTCTGCAAACCCGCCGAACACCAGGACCAGGAATGATCCGAGGGCGAGGAGGATGAGAAACGTCCCGAGTTTTTCGTCGCTCGCCCTTTGATCGGGTGACCTTTCCTCAGCCAGCCTTCAGTTCCTCTGCGAGAAGCTTGAACTCGTCTGCCCGGGGTGAATTCTTGCGCCAGATCAGCGCGATCTCGCGCTTTGCATTCGCCGATTTGAGCGGGCGGGCGACCACGTCGGTTCCGTTGAGAATGCCGGCATTGAGCGCCATTTCGGGCAGCATCGTCAGCCCAAGATCGTTGTTCACCATCTGCACCAGCGTGTGCAGCGAAGTGCCGATCATGGTCGCGGACGCCCGCAGTTCCGGCCGGTTGCAGGCCGAAAGCGCGTGCTCCTTCAGGCAGTGACCATCCTCGAGCAGGAGCAGGCGCCCCTCGTCGATCATGGATGGCGGGATTTGGTCGGGGGGATCGCGCGGGTCGTCCTTTGGAAAGGCGACGAACAGCCGGTCGTCGGCGATGTGGGCGCTTTCCACCTCCCCGGTGTTGAACGGCAACGCGAGTAGCACGCAATCCACGCGCCCATGCTGCAAGGATTCGACGGCATCCTGGCTGGTTTCCTCGCGCAACAGCAGCTTCAGTTCGGGGCGTTCCTTCCTCAGGCGAGGCAGGATGTGCGGCAGCATGAAAGGCGCGATCGTCGGGATAACGCTCATCCGGAGCGTCCCGGAAAGGGGTTTGCCCGCAGCCTGGACGAGGTCGGACAGTTCCTCAGCCTCGCGCAGCAGGCGGTGCGCCTTCTCGACCACCTGTTCGCCCAGCGCCGTAAACCGGACGACACGGCGGCTGCGTTCGACCAGCGTTACCCCCAGCAGCGATTCCAGCTCGCGAATGCCTGCCGAAAGGGTCGATTGCGAAACGAAGCAGCTTTCGGCAGCGCGACCGAAATGGCCGTGCTCGTGCAGCGCGACGAGATATTGCAGCTGCTTGATCGTCGGGAGGTAAGTACTCAAACCGTGTCCTTATTCGGCTGCCTGCGTCATCTGTTCGGGCATGTCGTCGATGTGCGTCATATTCAGCTTGCCGTCCTTTACCGCGAAGGCGAGCCGGCCTTCGACCAGTTCCAGTGCGTCGCGGCCGAACACTTCGTAGCGCCAGCCCTGCAGCACCGGCAGATCGCGGATGCCAGCTGCCAGCGCTTCCATTTCTTCTGCCTTGGTCAGCAAGCGGGCAGCGACATCGATTTCCCGCGCCCTGATCTTGAGCAACAGCTTGAGCAGGTCGGCAACAAGTGCGCCTTCCTTGCCCAGCGGTGCGCCACGCTTCATCTTTTCGGGCAGTTCGTCCTTGTCGAGCGGTTCGGCCTTTTCGAGCACTTTCAGCAGGCGCTTGCCGATGTCGTTGTCCCTCCAGGCGCTCGAGAGACCGCGAACCTTGGCGAGGTCTTTCTGCTGCTTGGGCGGATGGCTGGCGATATCGGCCAGCGTTTCGTCGCGCATGATGCGGCCGCGTGGGATATTCTTGTGCTGCGCTTCGCCTTCGCGCCATGCGGCCAGCGCCTTCAACCGGCCGAGGACCTGCGGGTTGCGCCCGGGCGAACGGATCCGGCGCCATGCCTGGTCCGGATCGATGACATAGTTCGAAACGTCGGCCAGCTTGTCCATTTCGGCATCTAGCCAAGCGCCGCGATCGGTCTTGATCAGCTTTTCGAGGATCTTCGGAAAGATTTCGGAAAGGTGCGTGACGTCACCGATGGCATATTCGATCTGGCGATCGGTCAGCGGGCGGCGGCTCCAGTCGGTGAAACGCGCACCCTTGTCGATGGTGAAGCCCAGCCAGCTTTCGACGAGGTTGGCATAGCCGATCTGTTCGGACTGGCTAATCGCCATCATCGCGATTTGCGTATCGAAAATGGGGTGAGGCGTCTTGCCGGCGAGATTGACGAT from Altererythrobacter epoxidivorans encodes the following:
- a CDS encoding SRPBCC family protein — encoded protein: MPFSVGAIFTLAFGRYSPVGCLVPPVALGFGAIVLVQLGLEGMVCIAMVMPFWFVAALGGGAVALFWRYAASREGEPSEPGNRTNVIALAALPFAMIYAEEMAPPAWQDAYVTRSIELAAPAAEVWPMLSSIPDIDPGEGMNTFTHDWLGIPRPSDAHLVERDGKLVRKARWGEHIRFEEIVTEIRPGESMKWRFAFPDTSVQDHTDRHVSPDGEMLKIVGGGYHLTPMADGKTRLTLTTHYRMRSRLSWYFGWWGDRMLGDVERNVLAIIEQRVMA
- the rnd gene encoding ribonuclease D; translated protein: MKIHDLITTTEALQELCERLAKSDFVTVDTEFMRENTYWPELCLVQIANEEEAAAIDPLADGIDLTPLLDLMCNNEDVLKVFHAGGQDVEIIVNLAGKTPHPIFDTQIAMMAISQSEQIGYANLVESWLGFTIDKGARFTDWSRRPLTDRQIEYAIGDVTHLSEIFPKILEKLIKTDRGAWLDAEMDKLADVSNYVIDPDQAWRRIRSPGRNPQVLGRLKALAAWREGEAQHKNIPRGRIMRDETLADIASHPPKQQKDLAKVRGLSSAWRDNDIGKRLLKVLEKAEPLDKDELPEKMKRGAPLGKEGALVADLLKLLLKIRAREIDVAARLLTKAEEMEALAAGIRDLPVLQGWRYEVFGRDALELVEGRLAFAVKDGKLNMTHIDDMPEQMTQAAE
- a CDS encoding LysR substrate-binding domain-containing protein, which gives rise to MSTYLPTIKQLQYLVALHEHGHFGRAAESCFVSQSTLSAGIRELESLLGVTLVERSRRVVRFTALGEQVVEKAHRLLREAEELSDLVQAAGKPLSGTLRMSVIPTIAPFMLPHILPRLRKERPELKLLLREETSQDAVESLQHGRVDCVLLALPFNTGEVESAHIADDRLFVAFPKDDPRDPPDQIPPSMIDEGRLLLLEDGHCLKEHALSACNRPELRASATMIGTSLHTLVQMVNNDLGLTMLPEMALNAGILNGTDVVARPLKSANAKREIALIWRKNSPRADEFKLLAEELKAG